From a region of the Lactuca sativa cultivar Salinas chromosome 4, Lsat_Salinas_v11, whole genome shotgun sequence genome:
- the LOC111919587 gene encoding uncharacterized protein LOC111919587, protein MVIDTEEEAISEFLEALEVEPKPFGSKPKKSKIQIKNVAEVPDSRREPDMLTSWAKSEQKFFVNVLPYKPPLPFPYRANLNPLEREHLEFIKQVKECAKFLQNLIDTHQQLKKNSKVILSEKSSRVVLGEIPKKMGDPGRLTLPCDCGNSLKTYALADYGASINLIPYSFYQKLNIQKMKATKMTIHMANRSVTHPRGIVEDILVKIGKFVFLVDFVLMDMKEDVNVLIILGRPLLNTTRALVDVSESKLTLRVGNDDEDFGIQD, encoded by the exons ATGGTGATTGATACTGAAGAAGAGGCCATCTCTGAGTTCCTAGAAGCACTAGAGGTGGAACCAAAGCCATTCGGATCAAAGCCAAAGAAGTCAAAGATTCAAATCAAAAATGTTGCTGAAGTAccagactcacgacgtgagcccgaTATGCTCACGTCGTGGGCTAAGTCTGAACAGAAATTTTTTGTAAATGTTCTGCCTTATAAACCGCCTTTACCATTCCCGTATCGAGCTAATCTCAACCCACTAGAAAGGGAACATCTGGAGTTTATCAAGCAAGTAAAGG AATGTGCTAAGTTCCTTCAAAACCTTATAGACACTCATCAGCAATTAAAGAAGAACTCCAAAGTTATTCTTAGTGAAAAAAGCTCAAGAGTTGTATTGGGGGAAAtacctaagaagatgggagatcctggacgcctcactcttccatgtgattGTGGAAACAGTTTGAAGACTTATGCTTTAGCCGATTATGGGGCTAGCATAAACTTGATTCCATACTCATTCTATCAAAAGCTGAATATTCAGAAAATGAAGGCTACAAAGATGACCATCCACATGGCCAATCGTTCGGTGACGCACCCAAGGGGAATCGTAGAAGACATCCTTGTTAAAATTGGGAAATTTGTTTTCCTGGTTGACTTTGTGCTTATGGATATGAAGGAGGATGTAAATGTCTTAATCATTCTTGGTCGCCCTCTACTAAATACTACTAGGGCTTTAGTAGATGTTAGTGAATCCAAGCTCACATTGAGGGTTGGTAATGATGACGAAGATTTTGGAATACAAGATTGA